One window from the genome of Pantoea cypripedii encodes:
- the bcsA gene encoding UDP-forming cellulose synthase catalytic subunit, protein MRKLGFYLLLLVLAPVAAVIIITPMDSQKQYIFGLISIGMMFLMGFSKSRKITVVMVILSALMSTRYIWWRTTETLQFNSEVEAILGIGLYLAELYVWLILILGFLQTTWPLKRTIEPLPDDTSLWPTVDVYVPSYNESLDVVRDTVLAAQCIDYPRDKLKIYLLDDGKRSEFAMFAADVGVGYITRDDNRHAKAGNLNHAMKITKGELICVFDCDHVATRTFLQATVGPFLKDPKLALLQTPHYFYSPDPFERNLRAARSIPNEGSLFYGPVQQGNDNWNATFFCGSCAVIRRSALEQIGGFAVETVTEDAHTALKMQRLGWGSAFLSIPLAAGLATERLGLHVIQRTRWARGMTQIFRVDNPLLGRGLKWQQRLCYLNAMLHFQFGLPRVAFLTAPLAYLLFNLNIIHSSASLIFAYVLPHLVMSLYVNSRMNGRFRYTFWGEIYETVMCFHLVIPTILTMFSPKHGKFNVTDKGGVLDQGFFDFHIVRPHVIVAALLTVGIVAGVVRATMHNYFGVDPYVIALNVGWAVFSLIILMAAIAVARETKQVRKTIRIEVQIPAIIHYASGISSRTMTSDLSMGGAQLDAPDGRHEFDEIEEIDLLLKSGAITIPVSKISGDEETIRLRFEAMPLSRRRELVRVVLARADAWIQPQYKQDNPLLSIGTIVRTVFELFWLTWKDRRNKGKQDAQPAVKEDSAA, encoded by the coding sequence TATATCTTTGGCTTAATCAGCATCGGTATGATGTTTCTAATGGGCTTCAGCAAAAGCCGCAAAATAACGGTGGTGATGGTCATTCTCTCCGCGCTGATGTCGACCCGATATATCTGGTGGCGCACCACGGAGACTTTGCAATTTAATTCAGAGGTTGAAGCCATTCTGGGCATTGGCTTATATCTGGCCGAACTTTATGTGTGGCTGATCCTAATTCTGGGTTTCCTGCAAACCACCTGGCCATTAAAACGCACCATCGAACCGCTCCCCGATGACACCAGCCTGTGGCCGACGGTGGACGTTTATGTGCCTTCGTACAACGAAAGTCTCGATGTGGTTCGCGATACCGTGCTGGCGGCACAATGCATTGATTACCCGCGCGACAAATTGAAAATCTATTTACTGGATGATGGCAAGCGCAGTGAGTTTGCCATGTTTGCTGCGGATGTCGGTGTCGGGTATATCACCCGTGACGACAACCGCCACGCTAAAGCCGGTAACCTTAACCACGCGATGAAAATCACCAAAGGTGAGCTGATTTGTGTGTTTGACTGTGACCACGTTGCGACCCGCACCTTCCTGCAAGCCACGGTCGGCCCGTTCCTGAAAGATCCGAAACTGGCGCTGTTGCAGACGCCGCACTACTTCTACTCGCCGGACCCGTTCGAGCGTAACCTGCGCGCAGCGCGCAGCATCCCGAACGAAGGTTCGCTGTTCTACGGCCCGGTACAGCAGGGTAACGATAACTGGAACGCCACCTTCTTCTGTGGCTCCTGTGCGGTGATTCGCCGCAGCGCGCTGGAACAGATTGGCGGTTTTGCGGTAGAAACCGTGACCGAAGATGCGCACACCGCATTGAAAATGCAGCGCCTGGGCTGGGGGTCGGCGTTCCTGTCGATTCCGCTGGCGGCCGGTCTGGCGACCGAACGTCTTGGCCTGCACGTGATTCAGCGTACCCGCTGGGCGCGTGGTATGACGCAGATTTTCCGCGTCGATAATCCGCTGTTGGGGCGTGGTCTGAAATGGCAGCAACGTCTGTGCTACCTCAACGCCATGCTGCATTTCCAGTTCGGTCTGCCGCGCGTCGCGTTCCTGACCGCGCCACTGGCGTATCTGCTGTTTAACCTGAACATCATTCATTCGTCGGCATCGCTGATCTTTGCCTACGTATTGCCGCATCTGGTGATGTCGTTGTACGTCAACTCCCGCATGAATGGCCGTTTCCGCTACACCTTCTGGGGTGAAATTTACGAAACGGTGATGTGTTTCCACCTGGTGATCCCGACCATCCTGACCATGTTTTCGCCGAAACACGGCAAATTCAACGTAACGGATAAAGGCGGGGTACTGGATCAGGGCTTCTTCGATTTCCACATCGTGCGTCCCCATGTGATTGTGGCGGCGCTGTTGACGGTGGGCATCGTGGCCGGTGTGGTTCGCGCCACCATGCACAACTATTTCGGCGTGGATCCTTACGTTATCGCCCTGAACGTCGGCTGGGCAGTGTTCAGCCTGATTATCCTGATGGCGGCGATTGCTGTGGCGCGCGAAACCAAACAGGTGCGTAAAACCATCCGTATTGAAGTGCAGATCCCAGCGATTATTCATTACGCCAGCGGTATTTCGTCGCGCACCATGACCAGCGACCTGTCGATGGGCGGCGCGCAGCTTGATGCGCCAGATGGACGTCATGAGTTTGATGAAATCGAAGAGATTGATTTGCTGCTGAAATCAGGTGCCATCACCATTCCGGTGAGCAAAATTTCCGGTGATGAAGAAACCATTCGCCTGCGTTTCGAAGCCATGCCGCTGTCGCGTCGCCGCGAACTGGTGCGCGTGGTGCTGGCGCGCGCCGATGCGTGGATTCAGCCACAGTACAAGCAGGACAACCCGCTGCTGTCGATCGGCACCATTGTGCGTACCGTTTTTGAGCTGTTCTGGCTGACATGGAAAGATCGTCGCAACAAAGGCAAGCAGGACGCTCAGCCTGCCGTGAAAGAGGACAGCGCAGCATGA
- the bcsB gene encoding cellulose biosynthesis cyclic di-GMP-binding regulatory protein BcsB → MKNLTQTLLASSLATALLLAPAWAETPATVTQDSSALGQVPPPQGLDTHADDQLKAAAGSTPYAPAENAPAAENDAPAAASEAPAPDIVLPTPAPVPAPVALPVVAAAPLNQPVSTVISVAQMGQKQGIVLTGGQLQSGIVFTLPGDEVITNARLNLSLRVSAALASRNTSLQLMLNGQPLGTLPLGSSDSDVSDYQLDIPAAMVVSSNNLSFKINDADKLLCEKDSERQYQVTILPKTTLSMEGQQLNIGTALRNFPRPFLDPLRMTPATVTMGFANDVAPDTVSAAALVASWLGIQSDYRGIRFPVVRGDLPEHNGILFGHPGDKIGPLTFPAANGPTLQMVDNPINPVYKLLLVSGADDAQLRQAANRLTTHPLTTDGSSMNVQTQPIGLRKPYDAPRWINTSRPVRLSELLRKDQSLTTTGIWHDALSVNFRAAPDLFMWDGDTIPVNLHYRFPSENWIDENNSFLNVMLNGTFLRNLTVNKVGLLESAWHRLGGDARQENYTLKLDPYLIYGDNQLALYFNIKPKADAPCGVLLNNNIKSRIEDDSSIDLSHTRHFTMLPNLSYFVGASFPFSRLADFAQTTLMLPEKPSDAEISTLLDMAARAGNATGVPLAQNQVLFGMPNGGTNLARLDHSDLLAVSTTQNSAFNQAMLAGTPYETSGNTLGVKDPTTWDKLRGWLTGDWYRQQLDADRYFSSNEAWRGFLSYRSPWNPDRLVVMTVATSDDQLMRLHNDLSSARINAGIRGDTAIITDENGIRSFRVGPQFPSGEMPWYMMVVWYANQHSVLMALAALLVSALVGGSAWAMLKRHAWRRLNPQGDSKSGKK, encoded by the coding sequence ATGAAGAATCTGACGCAAACGTTGCTGGCAAGTTCGCTGGCAACCGCGCTGCTGCTTGCGCCTGCCTGGGCGGAAACCCCGGCAACGGTGACGCAGGATAGTTCTGCATTAGGGCAGGTGCCGCCACCTCAGGGCCTGGATACCCATGCTGATGACCAGCTGAAAGCGGCGGCAGGTAGCACCCCCTACGCCCCGGCAGAAAATGCGCCAGCGGCGGAGAATGACGCGCCCGCAGCAGCCAGCGAGGCACCCGCACCGGATATCGTGTTACCGACGCCTGCGCCGGTACCTGCGCCCGTAGCGTTGCCAGTGGTGGCAGCGGCACCGCTGAATCAGCCGGTCAGCACCGTGATTTCCGTGGCGCAGATGGGGCAAAAGCAGGGCATCGTGTTGACCGGTGGCCAGCTGCAATCCGGTATCGTCTTCACCCTGCCGGGTGATGAGGTGATCACCAATGCGCGCCTTAACCTGTCGCTGCGCGTCTCTGCGGCGCTGGCATCGCGTAATACCTCGCTGCAACTGATGCTTAACGGCCAGCCGCTGGGTACCTTGCCGCTCGGTTCCAGTGACAGCGATGTCAGTGATTATCAGCTCGATATCCCGGCTGCGATGGTGGTTTCCAGCAACAACCTCAGCTTTAAGATTAACGACGCCGACAAATTGCTGTGCGAGAAAGACAGCGAGCGGCAGTATCAGGTGACGATTCTGCCGAAAACCACGCTGAGCATGGAAGGGCAGCAACTGAACATCGGCACCGCCCTGCGTAACTTCCCACGCCCGTTTCTCGATCCGCTGCGTATGACCCCCGCTACCGTCACCATGGGTTTTGCCAATGATGTAGCTCCGGATACCGTCAGCGCCGCCGCGCTGGTGGCTTCATGGCTGGGTATTCAGTCGGATTACCGTGGCATTCGTTTCCCGGTGGTACGCGGCGATCTGCCGGAGCACAACGGCATTCTGTTTGGTCATCCGGGCGATAAAATCGGCCCGCTGACGTTCCCGGCGGCCAACGGCCCGACCCTGCAAATGGTCGATAACCCGATCAACCCGGTGTACAAGCTGCTGCTGGTGAGTGGCGCGGATGATGCGCAGCTGCGTCAGGCGGCGAACCGCCTCACCACGCACCCGCTGACCACCGATGGCAGCAGCATGAACGTGCAGACGCAGCCGATTGGTTTGCGTAAGCCGTATGATGCGCCGCGCTGGATCAACACCAGCCGTCCGGTGCGTCTGAGCGAGCTGCTGCGTAAGGATCAGAGCCTGACCACCACCGGCATCTGGCACGACGCGCTGAGCGTCAACTTCCGCGCCGCGCCGGACCTGTTTATGTGGGACGGCGACACCATTCCGGTGAACCTGCACTATCGTTTCCCGTCGGAAAACTGGATCGACGAGAACAACTCGTTCCTCAACGTGATGCTGAACGGCACCTTCCTGCGCAACCTGACGGTGAACAAAGTCGGTCTGCTGGAAAGTGCATGGCACCGCCTGGGCGGCGATGCACGTCAGGAAAACTACACGCTGAAGCTCGATCCTTATCTGATTTACGGGGATAACCAGCTGGCGCTGTATTTCAACATCAAGCCGAAAGCGGATGCCCCTTGTGGCGTGTTGCTGAACAACAACATCAAGAGCCGCATTGAAGATGACTCATCAATCGACCTGAGCCATACGCGTCACTTCACCATGCTGCCGAACCTGTCGTACTTCGTCGGTGCGTCCTTCCCGTTCTCGCGTCTGGCCGACTTTGCCCAGACCACGCTGATGCTGCCGGAAAAACCGAGCGACGCGGAGATCTCCACCCTGCTGGATATGGCGGCTCGTGCCGGTAACGCCACCGGCGTACCGCTGGCGCAAAACCAGGTGTTGTTTGGTATGCCGAATGGCGGCACCAACCTGGCGCGGCTGGATCACAGCGACCTGCTGGCGGTAAGCACCACGCAAAACAGCGCCTTTAATCAGGCGATGCTGGCGGGGACACCTTATGAAACCAGCGGCAATACGCTGGGGGTGAAAGACCCGACCACCTGGGACAAGCTGCGCGGCTGGCTGACCGGTGACTGGTATCGCCAGCAGCTGGATGCCGATCGTTACTTCTCTTCGAATGAAGCCTGGCGCGGCTTTCTCAGCTATCGCTCGCCGTGGAACCCGGATCGCCTGGTGGTGATGACGGTGGCCACCAGCGATGACCAGCTGATGCGTCTGCATAACGACCTCAGCTCGGCACGGATTAACGCGGGTATTCGCGGCGATACCGCCATCATCACCGATGAAAACGGCATCCGCAGTTTCCGCGTCGGACCCCAGTTCCCGAGTGGTGAAATGCCCTGGTACATGATGGTGGTGTGGTATGCCAACCAACACTCGGTGCTGATGGCACTGGCTGCGCTGCTGGTATCGGCACTGGTGGGGGGAAGCGCCTGGGCGATGCTGAAACGTCACGCCTGGCGACGTCTCAATCCACAGGGTGATAGCAAGTCCGGCAAGAAGTAA
- a CDS encoding cellulose biosynthesis protein BcsC — MKKHLISAGIRHALILGGALTLSQPLLAAESTNPALQALFDQAAYWHQKAHDDLAQASLQKVLMVEPNNTQALYLLALYAQQGGDNVSASQWRARLSQVSPNDAHLTELDNARQLQSIPQSQLSLARQQARSGNIAAALQTWRNTFSGNEPPPSVAAEYYLTMAGDRTLLPQAVEALRQFAAAHPQDTGAKLALGKAMTYQESTRREGIDLLASMADGNKDADRSLRQALLWLGPQASDASLYQTWQQRHPQDNAVMDYYRKNVGGAEKGAGFTALNSGDVSSAQNNFEKVLQANPQDADALAGMGYVAQRAGRYSEAADYLTRAAQLGGDQSETRQKQANDARFYAQLATAQQALKNGDSAQALALSEPLTQAAGEQGTSAKLFRADVLRRTNQLPQAEQTYRSILQSEPDNRNAKEGLFYVLRQQNRSAEANTLLASLPDSVRQSVAPRGSSTDPIRQQAKRELAAGNNAAAIATLQQGIARFPNDGWLRLDLARIYRGQGDSMMAANIMQPAMRTGASTNELYAGALNASESGAWQQASLLLSRIPNSSKSSDMRELAQRVNFNLQMNTADQYLAQGSNAAAANTLRALASTPPANPVDAGNLAQKLAKAGDLTTAVSVVRSNMQRGVQGNAGDYAAQVAVLNQAGLTAEAQSFLSSPELQARSTPTQLAGIRNGYVINEVDRLREQKQYAAAYDKLVGALQHDPQNRDLMFAMARLYQSGKMNKEAGVVYDYLMTQDTPTQDAREGAINVALAQNDVQRANTLARGLRNEQSPDRLLLLARVAEANGEHSQAMSYLRSARGQLIGLQGAQSGSVPTVGGLALADNPFINRSTSPVGRTPSSYGAVMPWQSAPDATSSASGVTLASNTPALQQSRTLRQIDDMMDDLQEKTGTWTQGAVQVRGRDGESGLSKLTEAKAPLTFSTVPFGDSRFDFTMTPISLSAGSAAGDAWRRFGTNSLIQGAVVAAGDAEVTDVPSSSTNSQKGNGVELNMALRGDSYKIDLGSTPLGQDLSTMVGGVQWSPKLTDFLTLILTGERRAVTDSLLSYVGAEDTASGKKWGQVTKNGGNALLSYDNGDAGFYVGGGAYSYLGENVASNNSVQATAGAYVRPFHYDDRELKVGMSLSWMDFSKNLSYFSYGQGGYFSPQNYASISFPVDFSRKFDDLKVNIGGSIGYQSYSQDRSAYFPNDPTLQAELQALADAGDVKSAYYDGDSKNGIGYNLHAGADYKINRDLTVGGQLGYDTFGDYNETTANLYFRYMFGDN; from the coding sequence ATGAAAAAACATCTGATTAGCGCCGGTATTCGCCACGCCCTGATTCTGGGCGGGGCACTGACTCTCTCTCAGCCGCTGCTGGCGGCCGAGAGCACCAATCCTGCGTTACAGGCGCTGTTTGATCAGGCGGCTTACTGGCATCAGAAAGCGCATGATGATTTGGCGCAGGCTTCGCTGCAGAAAGTGCTGATGGTGGAACCGAATAACACCCAGGCACTGTATCTGCTGGCACTTTACGCACAGCAAGGCGGTGATAACGTCTCTGCCTCACAATGGCGTGCGCGCCTGAGCCAGGTGTCACCGAACGATGCGCATCTGACCGAGCTGGACAATGCACGTCAGTTGCAAAGCATCCCACAATCGCAGCTGTCTCTGGCGCGTCAGCAGGCGCGCAGCGGCAATATCGCCGCGGCTTTGCAGACCTGGCGCAACACTTTCAGCGGCAACGAGCCGCCACCGAGCGTGGCAGCCGAATATTATCTGACCATGGCGGGTGACCGCACGCTGCTGCCGCAGGCGGTGGAAGCGCTGCGTCAGTTCGCTGCCGCCCATCCGCAGGATACCGGGGCCAAACTGGCGCTGGGCAAGGCGATGACGTATCAGGAATCCACCCGCCGCGAAGGGATTGATCTGCTGGCGAGCATGGCGGATGGCAACAAAGACGCCGACCGTTCACTGCGCCAGGCATTGCTGTGGCTGGGGCCGCAGGCATCAGATGCCTCACTGTATCAGACCTGGCAGCAACGTCACCCGCAGGACAATGCGGTGATGGATTACTACCGTAAAAATGTCGGGGGTGCCGAGAAAGGCGCAGGCTTTACCGCCCTCAACAGCGGTGATGTCAGCAGTGCACAGAACAACTTCGAAAAAGTGTTGCAGGCGAACCCGCAGGATGCTGATGCCCTGGCCGGTATGGGCTACGTGGCACAGCGGGCCGGACGTTATTCTGAGGCCGCCGATTACCTGACGCGCGCCGCACAGCTGGGTGGCGATCAGAGTGAAACGCGGCAGAAACAGGCCAACGATGCGCGTTTCTACGCGCAGCTGGCGACCGCACAGCAGGCGCTGAAAAATGGCGACAGCGCTCAGGCGCTGGCCCTGAGCGAACCGCTGACTCAGGCCGCAGGCGAGCAGGGCACCTCCGCCAAATTGTTCCGTGCGGATGTGCTGCGCCGTACCAATCAACTGCCACAGGCAGAGCAGACTTACCGTTCAATCCTGCAAAGCGAACCGGATAACCGTAACGCCAAAGAAGGGCTGTTCTACGTGCTGCGCCAGCAGAACCGCAGCGCCGAGGCCAACACCCTGCTGGCGTCACTGCCGGACAGCGTGCGTCAGAGCGTGGCACCGCGTGGCAGCAGCACCGACCCGATCCGTCAACAGGCGAAGCGGGAACTGGCGGCAGGCAACAATGCGGCGGCAATTGCCACCCTGCAACAAGGCATTGCGCGTTTCCCCAACGATGGCTGGCTGCGGCTCGATCTGGCGCGCATCTATCGTGGGCAGGGCGACAGCATGATGGCGGCAAATATTATGCAGCCAGCGATGCGTACCGGTGCCAGCACCAATGAACTTTATGCCGGTGCCCTGAATGCCAGCGAAAGCGGTGCCTGGCAGCAGGCGAGCCTGTTGCTGTCGCGTATTCCCAACAGCAGCAAAAGCAGCGATATGCGTGAGCTGGCGCAACGCGTCAACTTCAACCTGCAAATGAACACCGCCGATCAATATCTGGCGCAGGGGTCTAATGCCGCCGCCGCCAATACGCTGCGTGCGCTGGCCTCCACACCACCGGCCAACCCGGTGGATGCCGGTAACCTGGCGCAGAAACTGGCGAAAGCCGGGGATCTCACCACCGCGGTTTCGGTGGTGCGCAGCAATATGCAGCGTGGCGTGCAGGGCAACGCCGGTGATTATGCCGCCCAGGTGGCGGTGCTCAATCAGGCTGGCCTGACTGCCGAGGCGCAGAGCTTCCTCAGCAGCCCGGAATTGCAGGCGCGCAGTACGCCAACCCAGCTGGCCGGTATTCGTAACGGCTACGTCATCAACGAAGTGGATCGCCTGCGCGAGCAGAAACAGTACGCCGCCGCCTATGACAAGCTGGTGGGTGCACTGCAACATGATCCGCAGAACCGCGATCTGATGTTTGCGATGGCGCGTCTTTATCAGTCCGGCAAGATGAATAAAGAAGCGGGCGTGGTGTATGACTACCTGATGACGCAGGACACCCCGACTCAGGATGCGCGCGAAGGGGCCATCAACGTGGCGCTGGCGCAGAACGACGTGCAGCGTGCCAATACCCTGGCGCGTGGTCTACGTAATGAACAGTCGCCGGATCGCCTGCTGTTGCTGGCGCGTGTGGCGGAAGCCAACGGCGAACATAGCCAGGCGATGAGCTATCTGCGTAGCGCGCGCGGCCAGCTGATTGGCTTGCAGGGTGCGCAATCCGGCAGCGTGCCGACCGTGGGTGGTCTGGCGCTGGCCGACAACCCGTTTATCAACCGTAGCACTTCGCCGGTGGGGCGCACCCCGTCCAGCTATGGTGCGGTGATGCCGTGGCAATCCGCTCCGGATGCGACCAGCAGCGCCAGTGGCGTGACGCTGGCCAGCAATACCCCGGCGTTGCAGCAGAGCCGCACGCTGCGTCAGATCGACGACATGATGGACGATTTGCAGGAGAAAACCGGCACCTGGACGCAGGGTGCGGTGCAGGTACGTGGGCGTGATGGTGAGTCCGGTCTGAGTAAGCTGACCGAAGCCAAAGCACCGTTGACCTTCTCCACCGTGCCGTTTGGCGACTCACGTTTCGATTTCACCATGACGCCCATTTCCCTGTCGGCAGGCAGTGCTGCGGGCGATGCATGGCGTCGCTTTGGTACTAACTCGCTGATTCAGGGCGCGGTGGTGGCGGCGGGCGATGCCGAAGTCACGGATGTGCCGTCCTCCTCGACCAATTCGCAGAAGGGCAACGGCGTCGAGCTGAATATGGCGCTGCGCGGCGACAGCTATAAAATCGACCTCGGCAGTACGCCGCTCGGCCAGGATCTGAGCACCATGGTGGGTGGCGTGCAGTGGTCGCCGAAGCTGACTGATTTCCTGACGCTGATCCTGACCGGTGAACGTCGTGCGGTGACCGATAGCCTGCTTTCGTATGTGGGAGCAGAAGATACTGCCAGCGGTAAGAAATGGGGCCAGGTGACGAAGAACGGCGGCAACGCGTTGCTGAGCTACGATAACGGTGACGCCGGTTTCTATGTCGGTGGCGGTGCCTACAGCTATCTGGGTGAGAACGTCGCCAGCAACAACAGTGTGCAGGCCACGGCGGGTGCCTATGTGCGTCCGTTCCACTACGATGACCGCGAGCTGAAGGTAGGGATGAGCCTGTCGTGGATGGATTTCTCGAAAAACCTCAGCTACTTCAGCTATGGTCAGGGGGGGTACTTCAGCCCGCAGAATTACGCGTCGATCTCATTCCCTGTCGACTTCTCGCGTAAGTTTGATGACCTGAAAGTGAACATCGGTGGATCAATCGGTTATCAGTCCTACAGCCAGGACCGCAGCGCCTACTTCCCGAACGATCCGACATTGCAGGCTGAGCTGCAGGCGCTGGCGGATGCGGGCGACGTTAAAAGCGCTTACTACGATGGCGATAGCAAAAATGGCATTGGTTATAACCTGCACGCCGGTGCGGATTATAAGATCAATCGAGATCTGACTGTGGGTGGTCAGTTAGGTTATGACACCTTCGGCGATTACAACGAGACCACAGCGAATCTGTACTTCCGTTACATGTTCGGAGACAACTAA
- the bcsD gene encoding cellulose biosynthesis protein BcsD, with amino-acid sequence MSEQWAARVSHPHQPGWFDLVSVMIEGMLDNAGEEAEGFLNQVGESLAARYPLPEARTVQDLEREINLQLARFSWGFAQLQPMENAILIQHHALPAGDSQVEAERWQLAFSAVLAGVYAQWLQGQGGSASVPVTLEKLDGGTLHYRYQ; translated from the coding sequence ATGAGTGAGCAATGGGCAGCGCGCGTCAGCCATCCGCATCAGCCGGGCTGGTTTGATCTGGTTAGCGTGATGATTGAAGGCATGCTGGATAATGCCGGAGAGGAAGCCGAAGGTTTCTTAAACCAGGTGGGCGAATCGCTGGCCGCGCGCTATCCTTTGCCGGAGGCGCGCACCGTGCAGGATTTGGAGCGCGAAATCAATTTGCAGCTGGCGCGTTTTAGCTGGGGCTTTGCCCAGTTACAACCGATGGAAAACGCCATTCTTATTCAGCACCACGCGTTACCGGCGGGTGACAGCCAGGTGGAGGCGGAACGCTGGCAGCTGGCCTTCAGTGCGGTGCTGGCGGGAGTCTATGCCCAATGGTTGCAGGGGCAGGGTGGCAGCGCATCGGTTCCGGTTACCCTGGAAAAACTGGATGGCGGCACGCTGCACTACCGTTATCAATAG
- a CDS encoding glycosyl hydrolase family 8: MRVKPFWRQWMLCLMVIFFSAQAAADGWSTFKSRFMSSDGRIIDTANNNVSHTEGQGYGMLLAVTNDDRATFDKLWQWTQRHLRNPQNDLFYWRYTPGATDPVADKNNASDGDVLIAWALQRAAQKWGGNYQQASDRIQRAIVKDNVITYAGHTVMLPGAQGFNKTSFVVLNPSYFLFPAWREFAAHSHLRVWNQLIDDGMDLLGDMHFGKSGLPLDWVALNADGSVAPAVGYSNRFSYDAIRIPLNIWWYDPQSLHLVPFQRVWQGYGRLTTPAWFDVLANTPAPYNLDGGLLAIRDLTLSETGYLSDQLAADQNYFSASLQLLTWMAYQEKR; encoded by the coding sequence ATGAGAGTTAAGCCGTTCTGGCGTCAATGGATGCTGTGTTTGATGGTGATATTTTTTAGCGCCCAGGCGGCCGCAGATGGCTGGAGTACCTTTAAAAGTCGCTTTATGAGCAGTGATGGCCGCATCATCGATACGGCCAATAATAATGTCAGCCATACTGAAGGCCAGGGCTACGGCATGTTACTGGCGGTGACCAATGACGATCGTGCCACCTTTGATAAGCTGTGGCAGTGGACGCAGCGGCATCTGCGTAATCCGCAAAACGATCTGTTTTACTGGCGTTATACGCCGGGTGCCACCGATCCGGTTGCTGACAAAAATAATGCTTCCGATGGCGATGTGTTGATTGCCTGGGCGTTACAGCGTGCGGCGCAAAAGTGGGGCGGCAATTATCAGCAGGCGTCGGACCGTATCCAGCGTGCGATTGTGAAGGATAACGTGATCACCTATGCCGGGCATACCGTGATGTTGCCGGGTGCGCAGGGTTTCAATAAAACCAGTTTTGTCGTGCTCAATCCCTCTTATTTCCTGTTTCCCGCCTGGCGTGAGTTCGCTGCGCACAGTCATCTGCGCGTCTGGAATCAGTTGATTGACGATGGCATGGATTTGCTGGGCGATATGCACTTCGGTAAAAGCGGTTTACCGCTCGACTGGGTAGCGCTGAATGCCGATGGTTCGGTGGCTCCGGCGGTGGGGTATTCCAATCGCTTTAGCTACGATGCGATCCGTATCCCGCTCAATATCTGGTGGTACGACCCGCAGAGCCTGCATCTGGTGCCGTTTCAGCGCGTCTGGCAGGGCTATGGTCGTTTAACTACGCCCGCGTGGTTTGATGTGCTGGCGAACACGCCTGCGCCTTATAACCTCGATGGTGGCCTGCTGGCGATTCGCGATTTAACCCTGAGCGAAACCGGGTATCTCAGCGATCAGCTGGCTGCGGATCAGAATTACTTTTCGGCCAGTTTGCAGTTGCTGACGTGGATGGCATATCAGGAGAAGCGCTGA